In the Paroedura picta isolate Pp20150507F chromosome 15, Ppicta_v3.0, whole genome shotgun sequence genome, one interval contains:
- the RAP1GAP gene encoding rap1 GTPase-activating protein 1 isoform X6: MATRKRSFTFGAYGGVDQTWGRWKRHGPRHTSFQASLEVPPVGTVVLQAVVHHPKNAELFEMIEKMQGSRMDEQRCSFPPPLKTEEDYIPYPSVHEVLSREGPFPLILLPQFGGYWIEGTNHDLTGLLETEQLTSPTSKVKLECNYTATLYRKHFLGKEHFSYYSVDAALGHLVFSLKYEVIGDQEHLRLLLRTKCRTYHDVIPISCLTEFPNVVQMAKLVCEDVNVDRFYPVLYPKASRLIVTFDEHVISNNFKFGVIYQKLGQTSEEELFSTKEESPAFVEFLQLLGQKVKLQDFKGFRGGLDVTHGQTGAESIYYNFRGKEIMFHVSTKLPFTEGDAQQLQRKRHIGNDIVAIVFQDENTPFVPDMIASNFLHAYVVVQAERPNTDQTLYKVSVTARDDVPFFGPQLPNPAVFRKGPEFQEFLLTKLINAEYACYKAEKFAKLEERTRAALLETLYEELHVNSQSMMGLGGDEDKLENGSGSSGGFFESFKRVIRSRSQSMDAMGLSHKRQNTVSTSQSGSFGHNNPDIAKAAGLSLLVPGKTPSRYGRRGSAIGIGTIEESLIVPGKSPTRKKSGPFGSRRSSAIGIENIQEVQEKRESPTGTQKTPDSGHVSQDPKSEDSSDQSSPEMPTTKNSRPEPVPYKPEALRESSRSSSSASSFGSVVEEHEGPQEEESQSSSGTPHKRDSFTYSTWLDESLSTPSGGSSPGPSHSPQPDPRKSTDPSCPEIKIQLEHAEQHPHLNC; the protein is encoded by the exons AATGCAGAGCTGTTTGAGATGATTGAAAAGATGCAG GGAAGCAGGATGGATGAGCAGCGatgctccttccctcctcctctgaaG ACAGAAGAGGATTACATCCCCTACCCTAGTGTCCATGAG GTCCTGAGCCGAGAGGGACCTTTCCCCCTCATCTTGCTCCCCCAGTTTGGGGGCTACTGGATTGAGGGCACCAACCATGATCTGACCGGCCTCCTTGAGACGGAGCAGCTCACGTCCCCCACCTCCAAGGTGAAGCTGGAGTGTAACTACACGGCCACGCTCTACAGGAAGCACTTCTTGGGGAAG GAGCACTTCAGCTACTACTCAGTGGATGCTGCTTTGGGGCACCTGGTCTTCTCCCTCAAGTATGAGGTCATTGGGGATCAGGAACACTTGCGCCTGCTCCTGCG GACCAAATGCCGGACTTACCACGACGTCATTCCCATCTCGTGCCTGACGGAGTTTCCCAACGTGGTCCAGATGGCCAAG ctggtgtgtgagGACGTCAACGTTGACCGCTTCTATCCCGTCCTGTACCCCAAG GCCTCGCGCCTCATCGTGACCTTTGATGAGCACGTCATCAGCAACAACTTCAAGTTTGGGGTCATCTACCAGAAGCTTGGCCAG acTTCCGAAGAGGAACTTTTCAGCACCAAGGAGGAGAGCCCGGCCTTTGTGGAGTTCCTGCAGCTCTTGGGCCAGAAGGTCAAACTTCAGGATTTCAAGGG GTTCCGGGGGGGCCTGGACGTGACCCATGGGCAGACAGGGGCAGAATCCATCTATTATAACTTCCGGGGCAAAGAGATCATGTTCCACGTCTCCACCAAGCTGCCCTTCACAGAAGGAGATGCCCAGCAG cTGCAAAGGAAGCGGCACATCGGCAATGACATCGTGGCCATCGTCTTCCAGGACGAGAACACCCCCTTCGTCCCGGACATGATCGCTTCCAACTTCTTGCACGCCTATGTGGTGGTGCAGGCGGAGAGGCCCAACACCGACCAGACCCTCTACAAG GTCTCTGTCACTGCTCGGGATGACGTCCCTTTCTTTGGGCCCCAGCTGCCCAACCCCGCCGTCTTCCGCAAG GGCCCCGAATTCCAGGAATTCCTCCTCACCAAACTGATCAATGCCGAATATGCCTGCTACAAGGCAGAGAAGTTTGCCAAACTGGAG GAGCGCACCAGGGCCGCCCTGCTCGAGACCCTCTACGAGGAGCTGCACGTGAACAGCCAgtccatgatgggcctggggggtgatGAGGACAAGCTGGAGAACGGCAGCGGGAGCAGCGGGGGGTTCTTCGAGTCCTTCAAG CGCGTGATCCGCAGCCGCAGCCAGTCCATGGACGCCATGGGCCTCAGCCACAAAAGGCAGAACACGGTTTCCACCAGCCAGAGCGGCAGCTTCGGCCACAACAACCCGGACATCGCCAAAGCGGCGGGCTTA TCATTGCTTGTCCCCGGAAAAACGCCAAGTAGGTACGGACGTCGGGGCAGCGCCATAGGCATAGGAACCATAGAAGAG TCCTTGATCGTCCCTGGGAAGAGTCCAACCCGCAAGAAGTCGGGCCCCTTCGGCTCACGGCGGAGCAGCGCCATCGGCATAGAAAACATCCAGGAGGTGCAGGAGAaaag GGAAAGCCCAACAGGTACGCAGAAGACCCCTGACAGTGGCCACGTGTCCCAGGACCCAAAGTCAGAAGACTCGTCCGACCAAAGCTCCCCTGAGATGCCCACCACCAAAAACAG CAGGCCAGAGCCCGTCCCTTACAAGCCAGAGGCCCTGCGGGAGTCCTCACGCTCTTCCTCCAGCGCCAGCAGCTTCGGCAGTGTGGTGGAAGAACACGAAGGCCCCCAGGaagag GAGAGCCAGTCCTCCTCAGGGACGCCCCACAAACGCGACTCCTTCACCTACAGCACCTGGCTGGATGAGAGCCTCAGCACCCCCAGTGGGGGCAGCTCCCCAG GTCCTTCTCACTCCCCCCAGCCAGACCCAAGGAAATCCACGGATCCGTCTTGCCCCGAGATCAAGATCCAGCTGGAGCATGCAGAGCAGCACCCCCACCTG AACTGCTAG
- the RAP1GAP gene encoding rap1 GTPase-activating protein 1 isoform X4: MATRKRSFTFGAYGGVDQTWGRWKRHGPRHTSFQASLEVPPVGTVVLQAVVHHPKNAELFEMIEKMQGSRMDEQRCSFPPPLKTEEDYIPYPSVHEVLSREGPFPLILLPQFGGYWIEGTNHDLTGLLETEQLTSPTSKVKLECNYTATLYRKHFLGKEHFSYYSVDAALGHLVFSLKYEVIGDQEHLRLLLRTKCRTYHDVIPISCLTEFPNVVQMAKLVCEDVNVDRFYPVLYPKASRLIVTFDEHVISNNFKFGVIYQKLGQTSEEELFSTKEESPAFVEFLQLLGQKVKLQDFKGFRGGLDVTHGQTGAESIYYNFRGKEIMFHVSTKLPFTEGDAQQLQRKRHIGNDIVAIVFQDENTPFVPDMIASNFLHAYVVVQAERPNTDQTLYKVSVTARDDVPFFGPQLPNPAVFRKGPEFQEFLLTKLINAEYACYKAEKFAKLEERTRAALLETLYEELHVNSQSMMGLGGDEDKLENGSGSSGGFFESFKRVIRSRSQSMDAMGLSHKRQNTVSTSQSGSFGHNNPDIAKAAGLSLLVPGKTPSRYGRRGSAIGIGTIEESLIVPGKSPTRKKSGPFGSRRSSAIGIENIQEVQEKRESPTGTQKTPDSGHVSQDPKSEDSSDQSSPEMPTTKNSRPEPVPYKPEALRESSRSSSSASSFGSVVEEHEGPQEEESQSSSGTPHKRDSFTYSTWLDESLSTPSGGSSPGPSHSPQPDPRKSTDPSCPEIKIQLEHAEQHPHLQNC; the protein is encoded by the exons AATGCAGAGCTGTTTGAGATGATTGAAAAGATGCAG GGAAGCAGGATGGATGAGCAGCGatgctccttccctcctcctctgaaG ACAGAAGAGGATTACATCCCCTACCCTAGTGTCCATGAG GTCCTGAGCCGAGAGGGACCTTTCCCCCTCATCTTGCTCCCCCAGTTTGGGGGCTACTGGATTGAGGGCACCAACCATGATCTGACCGGCCTCCTTGAGACGGAGCAGCTCACGTCCCCCACCTCCAAGGTGAAGCTGGAGTGTAACTACACGGCCACGCTCTACAGGAAGCACTTCTTGGGGAAG GAGCACTTCAGCTACTACTCAGTGGATGCTGCTTTGGGGCACCTGGTCTTCTCCCTCAAGTATGAGGTCATTGGGGATCAGGAACACTTGCGCCTGCTCCTGCG GACCAAATGCCGGACTTACCACGACGTCATTCCCATCTCGTGCCTGACGGAGTTTCCCAACGTGGTCCAGATGGCCAAG ctggtgtgtgagGACGTCAACGTTGACCGCTTCTATCCCGTCCTGTACCCCAAG GCCTCGCGCCTCATCGTGACCTTTGATGAGCACGTCATCAGCAACAACTTCAAGTTTGGGGTCATCTACCAGAAGCTTGGCCAG acTTCCGAAGAGGAACTTTTCAGCACCAAGGAGGAGAGCCCGGCCTTTGTGGAGTTCCTGCAGCTCTTGGGCCAGAAGGTCAAACTTCAGGATTTCAAGGG GTTCCGGGGGGGCCTGGACGTGACCCATGGGCAGACAGGGGCAGAATCCATCTATTATAACTTCCGGGGCAAAGAGATCATGTTCCACGTCTCCACCAAGCTGCCCTTCACAGAAGGAGATGCCCAGCAG cTGCAAAGGAAGCGGCACATCGGCAATGACATCGTGGCCATCGTCTTCCAGGACGAGAACACCCCCTTCGTCCCGGACATGATCGCTTCCAACTTCTTGCACGCCTATGTGGTGGTGCAGGCGGAGAGGCCCAACACCGACCAGACCCTCTACAAG GTCTCTGTCACTGCTCGGGATGACGTCCCTTTCTTTGGGCCCCAGCTGCCCAACCCCGCCGTCTTCCGCAAG GGCCCCGAATTCCAGGAATTCCTCCTCACCAAACTGATCAATGCCGAATATGCCTGCTACAAGGCAGAGAAGTTTGCCAAACTGGAG GAGCGCACCAGGGCCGCCCTGCTCGAGACCCTCTACGAGGAGCTGCACGTGAACAGCCAgtccatgatgggcctggggggtgatGAGGACAAGCTGGAGAACGGCAGCGGGAGCAGCGGGGGGTTCTTCGAGTCCTTCAAG CGCGTGATCCGCAGCCGCAGCCAGTCCATGGACGCCATGGGCCTCAGCCACAAAAGGCAGAACACGGTTTCCACCAGCCAGAGCGGCAGCTTCGGCCACAACAACCCGGACATCGCCAAAGCGGCGGGCTTA TCATTGCTTGTCCCCGGAAAAACGCCAAGTAGGTACGGACGTCGGGGCAGCGCCATAGGCATAGGAACCATAGAAGAG TCCTTGATCGTCCCTGGGAAGAGTCCAACCCGCAAGAAGTCGGGCCCCTTCGGCTCACGGCGGAGCAGCGCCATCGGCATAGAAAACATCCAGGAGGTGCAGGAGAaaag GGAAAGCCCAACAGGTACGCAGAAGACCCCTGACAGTGGCCACGTGTCCCAGGACCCAAAGTCAGAAGACTCGTCCGACCAAAGCTCCCCTGAGATGCCCACCACCAAAAACAG CAGGCCAGAGCCCGTCCCTTACAAGCCAGAGGCCCTGCGGGAGTCCTCACGCTCTTCCTCCAGCGCCAGCAGCTTCGGCAGTGTGGTGGAAGAACACGAAGGCCCCCAGGaagag GAGAGCCAGTCCTCCTCAGGGACGCCCCACAAACGCGACTCCTTCACCTACAGCACCTGGCTGGATGAGAGCCTCAGCACCCCCAGTGGGGGCAGCTCCCCAG GTCCTTCTCACTCCCCCCAGCCAGACCCAAGGAAATCCACGGATCCGTCTTGCCCCGAGATCAAGATCCAGCTGGAGCATGCAGAGCAGCACCCCCACCTG CAGAACTGCTAG
- the RAP1GAP gene encoding rap1 GTPase-activating protein 1 isoform X5: MATRKRSFTFGAYGGVDQTWGRWKRHGPRHTSFQASLEVPPVGTVVLQAVVHHPKNAELFEMIEKMQGSRMDEQRCSFPPPLKTEEDYIPYPSVHEVLSREGPFPLILLPQFGGYWIEGTNHDLTGLLETEQLTSPTSKVKLECNYTATLYRKHFLGKEHFSYYSVDAALGHLVFSLKYEVIGDQEHLRLLLRTKCRTYHDVIPISCLTEFPNVVQMAKLVCEDVNVDRFYPVLYPKASRLIVTFDEHVISNNFKFGVIYQKLGQTSEEELFSTKEESPAFVEFLQLLGQKVKLQDFKGFRGGLDVTHGQTGAESIYYNFRGKEIMFHVSTKLPFTEGDAQQLQRKRHIGNDIVAIVFQDENTPFVPDMIASNFLHAYVVVQAERPNTDQTLYKVSVTARDDVPFFGPQLPNPAVFRKGPEFQEFLLTKLINAEYACYKAEKFAKLEERTRAALLETLYEELHVNSQSMMGLGGDEDKLENGSGSSGGFFESFKRVIRSRSQSMDAMGLSHKRQNTVSTSQSGSFGHNNPDIAKAAGLSLLVPGKTPSRYGRRGSAIGIGTIEESLIVPGKSPTRKKSGPFGSRRSSAIGIENIQEVQEKRESPTGTQKTPDSGHVSQDPKSEDSSDQSSPEMPTTKNRPEPVPYKPEALRESSRSSSSASSFGSVVEEHEGPQEEESQSSSGTPHKRDSFTYSTWLDESLSTPSGGSSPGPSHSPQPDPRKSTDPSCPEIKIQLEHAEQHPHLQNC; encoded by the exons AATGCAGAGCTGTTTGAGATGATTGAAAAGATGCAG GGAAGCAGGATGGATGAGCAGCGatgctccttccctcctcctctgaaG ACAGAAGAGGATTACATCCCCTACCCTAGTGTCCATGAG GTCCTGAGCCGAGAGGGACCTTTCCCCCTCATCTTGCTCCCCCAGTTTGGGGGCTACTGGATTGAGGGCACCAACCATGATCTGACCGGCCTCCTTGAGACGGAGCAGCTCACGTCCCCCACCTCCAAGGTGAAGCTGGAGTGTAACTACACGGCCACGCTCTACAGGAAGCACTTCTTGGGGAAG GAGCACTTCAGCTACTACTCAGTGGATGCTGCTTTGGGGCACCTGGTCTTCTCCCTCAAGTATGAGGTCATTGGGGATCAGGAACACTTGCGCCTGCTCCTGCG GACCAAATGCCGGACTTACCACGACGTCATTCCCATCTCGTGCCTGACGGAGTTTCCCAACGTGGTCCAGATGGCCAAG ctggtgtgtgagGACGTCAACGTTGACCGCTTCTATCCCGTCCTGTACCCCAAG GCCTCGCGCCTCATCGTGACCTTTGATGAGCACGTCATCAGCAACAACTTCAAGTTTGGGGTCATCTACCAGAAGCTTGGCCAG acTTCCGAAGAGGAACTTTTCAGCACCAAGGAGGAGAGCCCGGCCTTTGTGGAGTTCCTGCAGCTCTTGGGCCAGAAGGTCAAACTTCAGGATTTCAAGGG GTTCCGGGGGGGCCTGGACGTGACCCATGGGCAGACAGGGGCAGAATCCATCTATTATAACTTCCGGGGCAAAGAGATCATGTTCCACGTCTCCACCAAGCTGCCCTTCACAGAAGGAGATGCCCAGCAG cTGCAAAGGAAGCGGCACATCGGCAATGACATCGTGGCCATCGTCTTCCAGGACGAGAACACCCCCTTCGTCCCGGACATGATCGCTTCCAACTTCTTGCACGCCTATGTGGTGGTGCAGGCGGAGAGGCCCAACACCGACCAGACCCTCTACAAG GTCTCTGTCACTGCTCGGGATGACGTCCCTTTCTTTGGGCCCCAGCTGCCCAACCCCGCCGTCTTCCGCAAG GGCCCCGAATTCCAGGAATTCCTCCTCACCAAACTGATCAATGCCGAATATGCCTGCTACAAGGCAGAGAAGTTTGCCAAACTGGAG GAGCGCACCAGGGCCGCCCTGCTCGAGACCCTCTACGAGGAGCTGCACGTGAACAGCCAgtccatgatgggcctggggggtgatGAGGACAAGCTGGAGAACGGCAGCGGGAGCAGCGGGGGGTTCTTCGAGTCCTTCAAG CGCGTGATCCGCAGCCGCAGCCAGTCCATGGACGCCATGGGCCTCAGCCACAAAAGGCAGAACACGGTTTCCACCAGCCAGAGCGGCAGCTTCGGCCACAACAACCCGGACATCGCCAAAGCGGCGGGCTTA TCATTGCTTGTCCCCGGAAAAACGCCAAGTAGGTACGGACGTCGGGGCAGCGCCATAGGCATAGGAACCATAGAAGAG TCCTTGATCGTCCCTGGGAAGAGTCCAACCCGCAAGAAGTCGGGCCCCTTCGGCTCACGGCGGAGCAGCGCCATCGGCATAGAAAACATCCAGGAGGTGCAGGAGAaaag GGAAAGCCCAACAGGTACGCAGAAGACCCCTGACAGTGGCCACGTGTCCCAGGACCCAAAGTCAGAAGACTCGTCCGACCAAAGCTCCCCTGAGATGCCCACCACCAAAAACAG GCCAGAGCCCGTCCCTTACAAGCCAGAGGCCCTGCGGGAGTCCTCACGCTCTTCCTCCAGCGCCAGCAGCTTCGGCAGTGTGGTGGAAGAACACGAAGGCCCCCAGGaagag GAGAGCCAGTCCTCCTCAGGGACGCCCCACAAACGCGACTCCTTCACCTACAGCACCTGGCTGGATGAGAGCCTCAGCACCCCCAGTGGGGGCAGCTCCCCAG GTCCTTCTCACTCCCCCCAGCCAGACCCAAGGAAATCCACGGATCCGTCTTGCCCCGAGATCAAGATCCAGCTGGAGCATGCAGAGCAGCACCCCCACCTG CAGAACTGCTAG
- the RAP1GAP gene encoding rap1 GTPase-activating protein 1 isoform X7, which produces MATRKRSFTFGAYGGVDQTWGRWKRHGPRHTSFQASLEVPPVGTVVLQAVVHHPKNAELFEMIEKMQGSRMDEQRCSFPPPLKTEEDYIPYPSVHEVLSREGPFPLILLPQFGGYWIEGTNHDLTGLLETEQLTSPTSKVKLECNYTATLYRKHFLGKEHFSYYSVDAALGHLVFSLKYEVIGDQEHLRLLLRTKCRTYHDVIPISCLTEFPNVVQMAKLVCEDVNVDRFYPVLYPKASRLIVTFDEHVISNNFKFGVIYQKLGQTSEEELFSTKEESPAFVEFLQLLGQKVKLQDFKGFRGGLDVTHGQTGAESIYYNFRGKEIMFHVSTKLPFTEGDAQQLQRKRHIGNDIVAIVFQDENTPFVPDMIASNFLHAYVVVQAERPNTDQTLYKVSVTARDDVPFFGPQLPNPAVFRKGPEFQEFLLTKLINAEYACYKAEKFAKLEERTRAALLETLYEELHVNSQSMMGLGGDEDKLENGSGSSGGFFESFKRVIRSRSQSMDAMGLSHKRQNTVSTSQSGSFGHNNPDIAKAAGLSLIVPGKSPTRKKSGPFGSRRSSAIGIENIQEVQEKRESPTGTQKTPDSGHVSQDPKSEDSSDQSSPEMPTTKNRPEPVPYKPEALRESSRSSSSASSFGSVVEEHEGPQEEESQSSSGTPHKRDSFTYSTWLDESLSTPSGGSSPGPSHSPQPDPRKSTDPSCPEIKIQLEHAEQHPHLQNC; this is translated from the exons AATGCAGAGCTGTTTGAGATGATTGAAAAGATGCAG GGAAGCAGGATGGATGAGCAGCGatgctccttccctcctcctctgaaG ACAGAAGAGGATTACATCCCCTACCCTAGTGTCCATGAG GTCCTGAGCCGAGAGGGACCTTTCCCCCTCATCTTGCTCCCCCAGTTTGGGGGCTACTGGATTGAGGGCACCAACCATGATCTGACCGGCCTCCTTGAGACGGAGCAGCTCACGTCCCCCACCTCCAAGGTGAAGCTGGAGTGTAACTACACGGCCACGCTCTACAGGAAGCACTTCTTGGGGAAG GAGCACTTCAGCTACTACTCAGTGGATGCTGCTTTGGGGCACCTGGTCTTCTCCCTCAAGTATGAGGTCATTGGGGATCAGGAACACTTGCGCCTGCTCCTGCG GACCAAATGCCGGACTTACCACGACGTCATTCCCATCTCGTGCCTGACGGAGTTTCCCAACGTGGTCCAGATGGCCAAG ctggtgtgtgagGACGTCAACGTTGACCGCTTCTATCCCGTCCTGTACCCCAAG GCCTCGCGCCTCATCGTGACCTTTGATGAGCACGTCATCAGCAACAACTTCAAGTTTGGGGTCATCTACCAGAAGCTTGGCCAG acTTCCGAAGAGGAACTTTTCAGCACCAAGGAGGAGAGCCCGGCCTTTGTGGAGTTCCTGCAGCTCTTGGGCCAGAAGGTCAAACTTCAGGATTTCAAGGG GTTCCGGGGGGGCCTGGACGTGACCCATGGGCAGACAGGGGCAGAATCCATCTATTATAACTTCCGGGGCAAAGAGATCATGTTCCACGTCTCCACCAAGCTGCCCTTCACAGAAGGAGATGCCCAGCAG cTGCAAAGGAAGCGGCACATCGGCAATGACATCGTGGCCATCGTCTTCCAGGACGAGAACACCCCCTTCGTCCCGGACATGATCGCTTCCAACTTCTTGCACGCCTATGTGGTGGTGCAGGCGGAGAGGCCCAACACCGACCAGACCCTCTACAAG GTCTCTGTCACTGCTCGGGATGACGTCCCTTTCTTTGGGCCCCAGCTGCCCAACCCCGCCGTCTTCCGCAAG GGCCCCGAATTCCAGGAATTCCTCCTCACCAAACTGATCAATGCCGAATATGCCTGCTACAAGGCAGAGAAGTTTGCCAAACTGGAG GAGCGCACCAGGGCCGCCCTGCTCGAGACCCTCTACGAGGAGCTGCACGTGAACAGCCAgtccatgatgggcctggggggtgatGAGGACAAGCTGGAGAACGGCAGCGGGAGCAGCGGGGGGTTCTTCGAGTCCTTCAAG CGCGTGATCCGCAGCCGCAGCCAGTCCATGGACGCCATGGGCCTCAGCCACAAAAGGCAGAACACGGTTTCCACCAGCCAGAGCGGCAGCTTCGGCCACAACAACCCGGACATCGCCAAAGCGGCGGGCTTA TCCTTGATCGTCCCTGGGAAGAGTCCAACCCGCAAGAAGTCGGGCCCCTTCGGCTCACGGCGGAGCAGCGCCATCGGCATAGAAAACATCCAGGAGGTGCAGGAGAaaag GGAAAGCCCAACAGGTACGCAGAAGACCCCTGACAGTGGCCACGTGTCCCAGGACCCAAAGTCAGAAGACTCGTCCGACCAAAGCTCCCCTGAGATGCCCACCACCAAAAACAG GCCAGAGCCCGTCCCTTACAAGCCAGAGGCCCTGCGGGAGTCCTCACGCTCTTCCTCCAGCGCCAGCAGCTTCGGCAGTGTGGTGGAAGAACACGAAGGCCCCCAGGaagag GAGAGCCAGTCCTCCTCAGGGACGCCCCACAAACGCGACTCCTTCACCTACAGCACCTGGCTGGATGAGAGCCTCAGCACCCCCAGTGGGGGCAGCTCCCCAG GTCCTTCTCACTCCCCCCAGCCAGACCCAAGGAAATCCACGGATCCGTCTTGCCCCGAGATCAAGATCCAGCTGGAGCATGCAGAGCAGCACCCCCACCTG CAGAACTGCTAG
- the RAP1GAP gene encoding rap1 GTPase-activating protein 1 isoform X8: MATRKRSFTFGAYGGVDQTWGRWKRHGPRHTSFQASLEVPPVGTVVLQAVVHHPKNAELFEMIEKMQGSRMDEQRCSFPPPLKTEEDYIPYPSVHEVLSREGPFPLILLPQFGGYWIEGTNHDLTGLLETEQLTSPTSKVKLECNYTATLYRKHFLGKEHFSYYSVDAALGHLVFSLKYEVIGDQEHLRLLLRTKCRTYHDVIPISCLTEFPNVVQMAKLVCEDVNVDRFYPVLYPKASRLIVTFDEHVISNNFKFGVIYQKLGQTSEEELFSTKEESPAFVEFLQLLGQKVKLQDFKGFRGGLDVTHGQTGAESIYYNFRGKEIMFHVSTKLPFTEGDAQQLQRKRHIGNDIVAIVFQDENTPFVPDMIASNFLHAYVVVQAERPNTDQTLYKVSVTARDDVPFFGPQLPNPAVFRKGPEFQEFLLTKLINAEYACYKAEKFAKLEERTRAALLETLYEELHVNSQSMMGLGGDEDKLENGSGSSGGFFESFKRVIRSRSQSMDAMGLSHKRQNTVSTSQSGSFGHNNPDIAKAAGLSLLVPGKTPSRYGRRGSAIGIGTIEESLIVPGKSPTRKKSGPFGSRRSSAIGIENIQEVQEKRESPTGTQKTPDSGHVSQDPKSEDSSDQSSPEMPTTKNRRASPPQGRPTNATPSPTAPGWMRASAPPVGAAPQVLLTPPSQTQGNPRIRLAPRSRSSWSMQSSTPT; this comes from the exons AATGCAGAGCTGTTTGAGATGATTGAAAAGATGCAG GGAAGCAGGATGGATGAGCAGCGatgctccttccctcctcctctgaaG ACAGAAGAGGATTACATCCCCTACCCTAGTGTCCATGAG GTCCTGAGCCGAGAGGGACCTTTCCCCCTCATCTTGCTCCCCCAGTTTGGGGGCTACTGGATTGAGGGCACCAACCATGATCTGACCGGCCTCCTTGAGACGGAGCAGCTCACGTCCCCCACCTCCAAGGTGAAGCTGGAGTGTAACTACACGGCCACGCTCTACAGGAAGCACTTCTTGGGGAAG GAGCACTTCAGCTACTACTCAGTGGATGCTGCTTTGGGGCACCTGGTCTTCTCCCTCAAGTATGAGGTCATTGGGGATCAGGAACACTTGCGCCTGCTCCTGCG GACCAAATGCCGGACTTACCACGACGTCATTCCCATCTCGTGCCTGACGGAGTTTCCCAACGTGGTCCAGATGGCCAAG ctggtgtgtgagGACGTCAACGTTGACCGCTTCTATCCCGTCCTGTACCCCAAG GCCTCGCGCCTCATCGTGACCTTTGATGAGCACGTCATCAGCAACAACTTCAAGTTTGGGGTCATCTACCAGAAGCTTGGCCAG acTTCCGAAGAGGAACTTTTCAGCACCAAGGAGGAGAGCCCGGCCTTTGTGGAGTTCCTGCAGCTCTTGGGCCAGAAGGTCAAACTTCAGGATTTCAAGGG GTTCCGGGGGGGCCTGGACGTGACCCATGGGCAGACAGGGGCAGAATCCATCTATTATAACTTCCGGGGCAAAGAGATCATGTTCCACGTCTCCACCAAGCTGCCCTTCACAGAAGGAGATGCCCAGCAG cTGCAAAGGAAGCGGCACATCGGCAATGACATCGTGGCCATCGTCTTCCAGGACGAGAACACCCCCTTCGTCCCGGACATGATCGCTTCCAACTTCTTGCACGCCTATGTGGTGGTGCAGGCGGAGAGGCCCAACACCGACCAGACCCTCTACAAG GTCTCTGTCACTGCTCGGGATGACGTCCCTTTCTTTGGGCCCCAGCTGCCCAACCCCGCCGTCTTCCGCAAG GGCCCCGAATTCCAGGAATTCCTCCTCACCAAACTGATCAATGCCGAATATGCCTGCTACAAGGCAGAGAAGTTTGCCAAACTGGAG GAGCGCACCAGGGCCGCCCTGCTCGAGACCCTCTACGAGGAGCTGCACGTGAACAGCCAgtccatgatgggcctggggggtgatGAGGACAAGCTGGAGAACGGCAGCGGGAGCAGCGGGGGGTTCTTCGAGTCCTTCAAG CGCGTGATCCGCAGCCGCAGCCAGTCCATGGACGCCATGGGCCTCAGCCACAAAAGGCAGAACACGGTTTCCACCAGCCAGAGCGGCAGCTTCGGCCACAACAACCCGGACATCGCCAAAGCGGCGGGCTTA TCATTGCTTGTCCCCGGAAAAACGCCAAGTAGGTACGGACGTCGGGGCAGCGCCATAGGCATAGGAACCATAGAAGAG TCCTTGATCGTCCCTGGGAAGAGTCCAACCCGCAAGAAGTCGGGCCCCTTCGGCTCACGGCGGAGCAGCGCCATCGGCATAGAAAACATCCAGGAGGTGCAGGAGAaaag GGAAAGCCCAACAGGTACGCAGAAGACCCCTGACAGTGGCCACGTGTCCCAGGACCCAAAGTCAGAAGACTCGTCCGACCAAAGCTCCCCTGAGATGCCCACCACCAAAAACAG GAGAGCCAGTCCTCCTCAGGGACGCCCCACAAACGCGACTCCTTCACCTACAGCACCTGGCTGGATGAGAGCCTCAGCACCCCCAGTGGGGGCAGCTCCCCAG GTCCTTCTCACTCCCCCCAGCCAGACCCAAGGAAATCCACGGATCCGTCTTGCCCCGAGATCAAGATCCAGCTGGAGCATGCAGAGCAGCACCCCCACCTG A